A region of Pyxidicoccus parkwaysis DNA encodes the following proteins:
- a CDS encoding bifunctional metallophosphatase/5'-nucleotidase: MRRVLLGLACALATASCMPVMEGQDYNLEGQEVRLTILHTSDIHSRLIPYDFAPLKTDQDLGLIPEAGPFGGATRLAALLKREREKGDRVIHLDSGDCFQGAPIFNLNTGEVEFKFLSQSRLDAAVVGNHEFDAGALNFTNRARDNATFPLLAANYLWNDWRATGSNQTALETAPYTIRNIKGVRVGVIGMANISSLNSIVEGGNSLQATALEQNEVVRAYVELLRPVTDLIVVVSHLGLTEDQDVIQGYEAYYEWGRAKSFVARAKSPWQVLEWFGPQGDEKSVVRVLIPGVSGVDVILGGHLHVVLNPPQLLTDPSGRKVVLAHSGAFAKYMGRLELVVKMPEVSGEGEGAEVISQDYRVFPLDALWCNDAMRKYRYDSSIFWEEGQFIQNPDVRAAIDACKKQEDRDATQLLQPYIIGMDFKLQLTNIFSYAPRDVQRRNNSTGGDSPLGNIAADSMRKRRRVEAEMALTNSLGIRDNLYAGVVTQESMFNVFPFENTINIMYLSGKEMQEMFNFVAERSSERGCVSQAQISGARFTMDCAQVQINDLRVPCDLAKNATDCPAENRTGHAPWQCIEDEASAPGEGRCYANPGTAIQINGKPLDPNGTYKIAVNDYIAKGGSGFNVLKRNTTRIETGISLRDSLIGYMQGFCNCEDVLAGRETSKTGARCGNLINGQWTVDDQIVGFCRAAKSFKDELSVKLGACSCKDLMQRGFDPAGCNAEGINTADDARAACVAGKPAGGDCTCKDLNLDTGTFPAKCTSVPAELDTPSEAKAYCAPSPGPYSGRCSCRDVLSGTNPICGNVTPELRNFCENPTSMAIADAVEDGRIGRRVK, encoded by the coding sequence ATGCGTCGCGTCCTGCTCGGCCTCGCCTGCGCCCTGGCTACGGCTTCGTGTATGCCGGTCATGGAAGGCCAGGATTACAACCTCGAGGGACAGGAGGTTCGTCTCACCATCCTCCATACCTCGGACATCCACTCGCGCCTCATCCCGTACGACTTCGCACCGCTGAAGACGGACCAGGACCTGGGGCTCATCCCGGAGGCCGGACCCTTCGGTGGCGCGACGCGACTGGCGGCGCTGCTCAAGCGCGAGCGTGAGAAGGGTGACCGGGTCATCCACCTCGACTCGGGTGACTGCTTCCAGGGCGCGCCCATCTTCAACCTCAACACCGGCGAGGTGGAGTTCAAGTTCCTCTCGCAGAGCCGCCTGGACGCGGCGGTGGTGGGCAACCACGAGTTCGACGCGGGCGCGCTCAACTTCACCAACCGCGCGCGGGACAACGCGACCTTCCCCCTGCTGGCCGCCAACTACCTCTGGAACGACTGGCGCGCGACGGGCAGCAACCAGACGGCGCTGGAGACCGCGCCGTACACCATCCGCAACATCAAGGGTGTGCGGGTGGGCGTCATCGGCATGGCGAACATCTCCTCGCTCAACTCCATCGTGGAAGGCGGCAACAGCCTGCAGGCCACCGCGCTGGAGCAGAACGAGGTGGTGCGCGCGTACGTGGAGCTGCTGCGCCCGGTGACGGACCTCATCGTCGTCGTCAGCCACCTGGGCCTCACCGAGGACCAGGACGTCATCCAGGGCTACGAGGCCTACTACGAGTGGGGCCGCGCGAAGTCCTTCGTGGCGCGCGCGAAGAGCCCGTGGCAGGTGCTGGAGTGGTTCGGCCCCCAGGGCGACGAGAAGTCGGTGGTGCGCGTGCTCATCCCCGGCGTGTCCGGCGTGGACGTGATTCTGGGCGGCCACCTGCACGTGGTGCTCAACCCGCCGCAGCTGCTCACGGACCCGAGCGGCCGCAAGGTGGTGCTCGCGCACTCGGGCGCCTTCGCCAAGTACATGGGCCGGCTGGAGCTGGTGGTGAAGATGCCGGAGGTGAGCGGCGAGGGTGAGGGCGCCGAGGTCATCAGCCAGGACTACCGCGTCTTCCCGCTGGACGCGCTCTGGTGCAACGACGCCATGCGCAAGTACCGGTATGACTCGAGCATCTTCTGGGAGGAGGGTCAGTTCATCCAGAACCCGGACGTGCGCGCCGCGATTGATGCCTGCAAGAAGCAGGAGGACCGGGACGCCACGCAGCTGCTCCAGCCGTACATCATCGGCATGGACTTCAAGCTGCAGCTCACCAACATCTTCTCCTACGCCCCGCGCGACGTGCAGCGCCGCAACAACTCCACGGGTGGTGACTCGCCGCTGGGCAACATCGCCGCGGACTCCATGCGCAAGCGCCGCCGCGTCGAGGCGGAGATGGCGCTCACCAACTCGCTGGGCATCCGCGACAACCTCTATGCCGGCGTGGTGACGCAGGAGTCGATGTTCAACGTGTTCCCGTTCGAGAACACCATCAACATCATGTACCTCTCCGGCAAGGAGATGCAGGAGATGTTCAACTTCGTGGCCGAGCGCTCCTCCGAGCGCGGCTGCGTGAGCCAGGCGCAGATTTCCGGCGCGCGCTTCACCATGGACTGCGCCCAGGTGCAGATCAACGACCTGCGCGTCCCCTGCGACCTCGCGAAGAACGCCACGGACTGCCCCGCCGAGAACCGCACGGGCCACGCCCCCTGGCAGTGCATCGAGGACGAGGCGTCCGCCCCCGGCGAGGGCCGCTGCTACGCCAACCCGGGCACGGCCATCCAAATCAACGGCAAGCCGCTGGACCCGAACGGCACGTACAAGATTGCCGTCAACGACTACATCGCCAAGGGCGGCTCGGGCTTCAACGTGCTCAAGCGCAACACCACGCGCATCGAGACGGGCATCTCCCTGCGCGACTCGCTCATCGGCTACATGCAGGGCTTCTGCAACTGCGAGGACGTCCTCGCCGGCAGGGAGACGTCCAAGACGGGCGCCCGCTGCGGCAACCTCATCAACGGCCAGTGGACGGTGGACGACCAGATTGTGGGCTTCTGCCGCGCCGCGAAGTCCTTCAAGGACGAGCTCTCGGTGAAGCTCGGCGCCTGCTCGTGCAAGGACCTGATGCAGCGGGGCTTCGACCCCGCGGGCTGCAACGCGGAGGGCATCAACACGGCGGACGACGCCCGGGCGGCCTGCGTCGCCGGGAAGCCGGCCGGCGGGGACTGCACCTGCAAGGACCTCAACCTGGACACGGGCACCTTCCCCGCGAAGTGCACCTCGGTGCCGGCCGAGCTCGACACGCCGTCCGAGGCGAAGGCCTACTGCGCCCCGTCCCCCGGCCCCTACTCGGGCCGCTGCAGCTGCCGCGACGTGCTCTCGGGCACCAACCCCATCTGCGGCAACGTGACGCCGGAGCTGCGCAACTTCTGTGAGAACCCCACGTCCATGGCCATCGCGGACGCGGTTGAGGACGGCCGCATCGGCCGGAGGGTGAAGTGA
- the hemC gene encoding hydroxymethylbilane synthase translates to MKAVRIATRQSPLALWQARHVGALLTARHPGLEVFLVEMTTEGDRFLGAPLSAVGGKGLFVKEIEQALLDGRADLAVHSLKDMTSVLPEGLMLAAVPAREDPRDAFCGLAGQTLDTLPKGARVGTSSLRRSCILRSGRPDLDIVSLRGNVQTRLAKTKELGLAGAVLAYAGLKRLGLDGVITQVLPTEVSLPAVGQGVLAIQCRTDDARVRELLAPLEDATTRIAVTAERALLAKLEGGCTVPLAGHATVSGGTVHLRGLVGRPDGTHVVRGEVRGPVERARELGESLADDLLSRGAADILRDFARRAEARES, encoded by the coding sequence ATGAAGGCCGTGAGGATTGCCACCCGCCAGAGCCCGCTCGCGCTCTGGCAGGCCCGCCACGTGGGCGCGCTGCTCACGGCGCGCCACCCGGGGCTGGAGGTGTTCCTGGTGGAGATGACCACCGAGGGCGACCGTTTCCTGGGCGCGCCCCTCTCCGCGGTGGGCGGCAAGGGGCTGTTCGTGAAGGAAATCGAGCAGGCACTGCTCGACGGCCGCGCGGACCTGGCGGTGCACAGCCTGAAGGACATGACGTCCGTGCTGCCGGAGGGGCTGATGCTCGCGGCGGTGCCGGCGCGCGAGGACCCTCGCGATGCCTTCTGCGGCCTGGCGGGGCAGACGCTGGACACGCTGCCGAAGGGCGCGCGCGTGGGCACGTCGTCGCTGCGGCGCAGCTGCATCCTGCGCTCGGGGCGGCCTGACTTGGACATCGTCAGCCTGCGCGGCAACGTGCAGACGCGGCTGGCGAAGACGAAGGAACTGGGGCTCGCGGGTGCGGTGCTCGCGTATGCGGGCCTGAAACGGCTGGGCCTGGACGGCGTCATCACCCAGGTGCTTCCCACCGAGGTGAGCCTGCCCGCGGTGGGGCAGGGCGTTTTGGCCATTCAGTGCCGCACGGATGACGCGCGCGTGCGCGAATTGCTGGCGCCGCTGGAGGACGCCACCACGCGCATCGCCGTGACGGCCGAGCGCGCGCTGCTGGCGAAGCTGGAGGGCGGCTGCACCGTGCCGCTGGCGGGCCATGCCACCGTGTCCGGCGGCACCGTGCACCTGCGCGGGCTGGTGGGCCGGCCGGACGGCACCCACGTGGTGCGCGGCGAGGTGCGCGGCCCGGTGGAGCGCGCGCGGGAGCTGGGCGAGTCCCTGGCGGACGACCTGCTGTCGCGTGGAGCGGCGGACATCCTGCGTGATTTCGCTCGCCGCGCGGAGGCTCGGGAGTCCTAG
- a CDS encoding uroporphyrinogen-III synthase produces the protein MVTRPRERAEELCFLLEDEGAEVLSVPLLELRPPEDPRPLASAAEHIQRYRWVVFASPSAVEALMEALREAGTADRLRRVKVAAVGPRTARTAEGYGLDVAAEPEEGTGEALFQAIKDGLQSGDEVLLPAAEEGRRELEDGLREMGVLVTRVTAYRSTPAALPPEVLALLAESPPHVALFASPRTAEVFLEDVGREKLGTAKVVAIGPTTAGALERLGLPADAVAERPTPEALVDAAVRAVRG, from the coding sequence TTGGTGACGCGCCCGCGTGAGCGGGCCGAGGAGCTGTGCTTCCTCCTCGAGGACGAGGGCGCGGAGGTTTTGAGCGTGCCCCTGCTGGAGCTGCGGCCGCCGGAGGACCCGCGCCCGCTTGCGTCCGCCGCGGAGCACATTCAGCGCTACCGCTGGGTGGTGTTCGCCAGTCCGTCCGCGGTGGAGGCGCTGATGGAGGCGCTGCGCGAGGCCGGCACGGCGGACCGGCTGCGCCGCGTGAAGGTGGCGGCGGTGGGGCCGCGCACCGCGCGCACCGCGGAGGGCTATGGCCTGGACGTGGCGGCGGAGCCGGAGGAGGGTACCGGCGAGGCGCTCTTCCAGGCCATCAAGGACGGCCTCCAGTCGGGTGACGAGGTGCTGCTGCCCGCCGCAGAGGAGGGCCGCCGTGAGCTGGAGGACGGGCTGCGGGAGATGGGCGTGCTCGTCACGCGCGTGACGGCGTACCGCTCCACGCCCGCGGCGCTGCCGCCCGAAGTCCTGGCACTGCTCGCGGAGTCGCCTCCGCACGTGGCGCTCTTCGCCTCGCCGCGCACCGCGGAGGTGTTCCTGGAGGACGTGGGGCGCGAGAAGCTGGGCACGGCGAAGGTGGTTGCCATTGGCCCCACCACGGCGGGGGCGCTGGAGCGTCTGGGATTGCCCGCGGACGCTGTCGCGGAGCGGCCCACACCTGAGGCATTGGTGGACGCGGCCGTGCGCGCGGTTCGCGGGTAG
- a CDS encoding cytochrome C assembly family protein: MSHTLVSLACHAYGIAAVVYLAYLVRQTDALATIGRVLVGGGLALHGVALFELLDAQSGRPVGLAQGFSTFAFLLLAIFLALDVRYRRPVIGAFLTPLAVTVLIPGLLLQGGQSPLPPGVRQPLLPLHITLALLGLAAFAVAAGVGVMYLLMERQVKHKRFGLLFSRLPSLEFLDTLNRRLVVWGFVALSVTLATGAFFVTTTPDLGWHWDGKSIATVVAWGVFAALVNARIFAGWRGRRVALLTMAGFCLVLVSFLSSYDLAAPMAAAMRVP, translated from the coding sequence ATGAGCCATACGCTCGTCTCACTCGCCTGCCACGCCTATGGCATCGCCGCCGTGGTCTATCTCGCCTATCTGGTACGCCAGACGGACGCACTGGCCACCATCGGCCGCGTGCTGGTGGGCGGTGGCCTGGCGCTGCATGGCGTGGCCCTCTTCGAATTGCTCGACGCGCAGTCGGGCCGGCCGGTGGGGCTCGCCCAGGGCTTCTCCACCTTCGCCTTCCTGCTGCTCGCCATCTTCCTGGCGCTGGACGTGCGCTACCGTCGGCCCGTCATCGGCGCGTTCCTGACTCCGCTCGCGGTGACGGTGTTGATTCCGGGCCTGCTCCTCCAGGGGGGCCAGTCGCCGCTGCCGCCGGGCGTGCGCCAGCCGCTGCTGCCCCTGCACATCACCCTGGCGTTGCTGGGGCTGGCGGCGTTCGCCGTGGCCGCGGGGGTGGGCGTCATGTACCTGCTGATGGAGCGGCAGGTGAAGCACAAGCGCTTCGGGCTGCTCTTCTCGCGGCTGCCCTCGCTGGAGTTCCTGGACACCCTCAACCGGCGCCTCGTCGTGTGGGGCTTCGTCGCGCTGTCGGTGACGCTGGCCACGGGCGCCTTCTTCGTCACCACCACGCCGGACTTGGGCTGGCATTGGGACGGCAAGTCGATTGCGACGGTGGTGGCGTGGGGCGTCTTCGCGGCGCTGGTGAATGCGCGCATCTTCGCGGGGTGGCGCGGGCGGCGCGTGGCGCTGCTCACCATGGCGGGCTTCTGTCTCGTGCTGGTGTCCTTCCTGTCTTCGTATGACCTGGCGGCCCCCATGGCCGCGGCCATGAGGGTGCCCTGA
- a CDS encoding MFS transporter, producing MSSLPPWLAQLLPILILLGAIALVMARLPKVELGHSKAFQRRRFYNWFPLGLTYAFLYMGRYNVNVATSAMGDRTSNADFATIFMWGTIVYGVAFLLNGPLTDRLGGRVTILLSAGGSAVANILMGAVVYAVLEKGWAPPGGLVATLSFLYAVNMYFQSFGAVSIVKVNAAWFHVRERGQLGGVFGILISLGLYFAFDWSRLILQASSVYWVFFVPAAVLLAFVVVDFFIIRDNPSQAGHQDFDTADASSGDTGAPLGVVAVFKKMLTNRTILVILAIEFCSGFLRNAVLQWFPKYAKAIGQGSDFVATNWGMLSCVAGILGGMFAGVISDRIFDSRRGPVSAVLYAGLLVGATAACFLMGSVGLGWAVVWMSLCVIGVHGMLSGTATMDFGGKKNAGVVVGIIDGAVYGGTAFHAFVYGIILPTGDATKVAANWQPWPVAMLPFAVVGLLLATRVWNAKPQPKGASLPTAAPVPSPAEAASAPRTGTRG from the coding sequence ATGTCGTCGCTGCCCCCCTGGCTGGCCCAGCTCCTGCCCATCCTCATCCTGCTGGGGGCCATCGCCCTCGTCATGGCCCGCTTGCCCAAGGTGGAGCTCGGGCACTCGAAGGCGTTCCAGCGCCGCCGCTTCTACAACTGGTTCCCGCTGGGCCTGACGTATGCGTTCCTCTACATGGGGCGCTACAACGTCAACGTGGCCACCAGCGCCATGGGAGACCGCACCTCCAACGCGGACTTCGCCACCATCTTCATGTGGGGGACCATCGTCTATGGCGTGGCCTTCCTCCTCAACGGCCCGCTGACGGACCGGCTGGGCGGCCGCGTCACCATCCTCCTGTCGGCGGGTGGCTCGGCCGTGGCCAACATCCTCATGGGCGCGGTGGTGTACGCGGTGCTGGAGAAGGGCTGGGCGCCGCCCGGCGGCCTCGTGGCGACGCTGTCCTTCCTCTACGCCGTCAACATGTACTTCCAGAGCTTCGGCGCGGTCTCCATCGTCAAGGTGAACGCGGCGTGGTTCCACGTGCGCGAGCGCGGCCAATTGGGCGGCGTCTTCGGCATCCTCATCTCGCTGGGCCTGTACTTCGCCTTCGACTGGAGCCGCCTCATCCTCCAGGCGTCGTCCGTGTACTGGGTCTTCTTCGTGCCCGCGGCGGTGCTGCTGGCCTTCGTCGTCGTGGACTTCTTCATCATCCGCGACAACCCGAGCCAGGCGGGCCACCAGGACTTCGACACCGCGGACGCGTCCAGCGGGGACACCGGCGCGCCGCTGGGCGTGGTGGCGGTGTTCAAGAAGATGCTGACCAACCGCACCATCCTGGTCATCCTCGCCATCGAGTTCTGCAGCGGCTTTTTGCGCAACGCCGTGCTGCAGTGGTTCCCCAAGTACGCCAAGGCCATTGGCCAGGGCAGCGACTTCGTGGCCACCAACTGGGGCATGCTGTCGTGCGTGGCCGGCATCCTCGGCGGCATGTTCGCGGGCGTCATCAGCGACCGCATCTTCGACTCGCGCCGCGGCCCCGTGTCCGCCGTGCTCTACGCCGGCCTGCTGGTGGGGGCCACCGCCGCGTGCTTCCTGATGGGCAGCGTGGGCCTGGGCTGGGCCGTGGTGTGGATGTCCCTGTGCGTCATCGGCGTGCACGGCATGCTGTCCGGCACGGCCACCATGGACTTCGGCGGCAAGAAGAACGCGGGCGTGGTGGTGGGCATCATCGACGGCGCGGTGTACGGCGGCACGGCCTTCCACGCCTTCGTCTACGGCATCATCCTCCCCACCGGGGACGCGACGAAGGTGGCGGCCAACTGGCAGCCCTGGCCAGTGGCGATGCTGCCCTTCGCCGTGGTGGGCCTGCTCCTGGCCACCCGGGTGTGGAACGCCAAGCCCCAACCCAAGGGGGCCTCCCTGCCCACCGCCGCCCCCGTTCCGTCCCCGGCGGAAGCCGCTTCCGCCCCCCGTACTGGTACCCGGGGCTAG
- a CDS encoding NUDIX hydrolase: protein MKPSHSSVTDIEIIEDFSSTARCDEGFLRVRRLRCRNRRSDGSASPVYRVDVVDRPRLDAVAVLVFRRDASGLLEVLTRMNLRPAAYFRKDNRDAMTVPDPAVGYLRVEEIVAGLLEPEDKGEEGLKRRAAEEVREEAGFAVKPADIQLLGGAFFLAPGILSEKVFPAAVDVTGLAPEEPEGDGSPLEESTQLHWRPIQEVLDACRRGDIPDAKTEVALTRLLARQA, encoded by the coding sequence ATGAAGCCCAGCCATTCCAGTGTGACTGACATCGAGATCATCGAGGATTTCTCGTCTACCGCGCGTTGCGACGAGGGCTTCCTCCGAGTGCGGCGGCTGCGCTGCCGGAACCGGCGCTCGGACGGGAGCGCCTCTCCGGTGTACCGGGTGGACGTGGTGGACCGGCCGCGGTTGGACGCCGTCGCGGTGCTCGTCTTCCGACGCGACGCGTCGGGTCTGTTGGAGGTCCTGACGCGGATGAACCTGCGGCCCGCGGCGTACTTCCGGAAGGACAACCGGGACGCCATGACGGTGCCGGACCCGGCGGTGGGCTACCTGCGGGTGGAGGAAATCGTCGCGGGTCTCCTGGAGCCGGAAGACAAGGGCGAGGAGGGCCTCAAGCGGCGCGCGGCGGAGGAGGTGCGCGAGGAGGCCGGCTTCGCGGTGAAGCCCGCGGACATCCAGCTCTTGGGCGGCGCCTTCTTCCTCGCGCCGGGCATCCTCTCCGAGAAGGTCTTCCCCGCGGCGGTGGACGTCACGGGCCTCGCTCCGGAGGAACCGGAAGGGGACGGCTCACCGCTGGAGGAGAGCACGCAGCTGCACTGGCGGCCCATCCAGGAGGTCCTGGACGCGTGCCGGCGCGGTGACATCCCGGATGCGAAGACGGAAGTCGCGCTGACGCGGCTGCTCGCCCGCCAGGCGTGA
- the trxA gene encoding thioredoxin, with translation MAGDNVTSVGDGDFTKQVLESQQPVLVDFWATWCAPCRAIAPHIDSLATQYQGQVKFTKLNIDDNQDTPQQYGIRSIPTLLIFKGGQVVEQIVGAVPKARIEAALQKAL, from the coding sequence ATGGCAGGCGACAATGTGACGAGCGTCGGGGACGGTGACTTCACGAAGCAGGTGCTGGAATCCCAGCAGCCCGTGCTGGTGGACTTCTGGGCCACCTGGTGCGCGCCGTGCCGGGCCATCGCCCCGCACATCGACTCCCTGGCCACGCAGTACCAGGGCCAGGTGAAGTTCACCAAGCTCAACATCGACGACAACCAGGACACGCCGCAGCAGTACGGCATCCGCTCCATCCCCACGCTGCTCATCTTCAAGGGCGGCCAGGTCGTGGAGCAGATTGTCGGCGCGGTGCCCAAGGCCCGCATCGAGGCCGCGCTCCAGAAGGCGCTGTAG
- the hemA gene encoding glutamyl-tRNA reductase — protein sequence MELVCIGLSHRTAPLTVRERLALSEHRQVEVLQRLAQAPVEALWVSTCNRVEVYLAAPDAAVAKQRVVEEMQSLGGPEALDHLYEHRGENALVHLFRVAGSLDSMVLGEAQILGQVKDAFERGQGAGAVRGELTRACAAAFSCAKRVRTETAIGRASTSMAAAAVQLASKVFDGLRGKTVLVVGAGEMGELAARHLKQAGATKLFITNRTLARAEALATEVGGTARPFEELFALLTAADVVVCSTASPVPLFTKENVGAVGKARKGRPLFMVDLAVPRDIDPGVGQLDGVHAYDVDDIQKFVADNAAARAEEAQKAGVLVAQEVARFVKERALREGTPVLARLRQRAEAIARAEVERTLGALGDGLNEKQRKSIEAMGRAIVNKLLHEPTSRLRAVGPEGEGNRLAGAAAELFGLLELEEPAEAPAPAALPSTQSAATGAKR from the coding sequence ATGGAGCTCGTCTGCATTGGCCTGTCCCACCGCACGGCGCCCCTGACGGTCCGCGAGCGGCTGGCCCTGTCCGAGCACCGGCAGGTGGAGGTGCTCCAGCGGCTGGCGCAGGCGCCCGTGGAGGCGCTCTGGGTGTCCACCTGCAACCGCGTGGAGGTGTACCTCGCGGCCCCGGACGCGGCGGTGGCGAAGCAGCGCGTGGTGGAGGAGATGCAGTCGCTGGGCGGGCCGGAGGCGCTGGACCACCTCTACGAGCACCGGGGTGAGAACGCGCTGGTGCACCTGTTCCGCGTCGCCGGCAGCCTGGACTCCATGGTGCTGGGCGAGGCGCAGATTCTAGGCCAGGTGAAGGACGCCTTCGAGCGGGGCCAGGGCGCGGGCGCGGTGCGCGGAGAATTGACGCGCGCGTGCGCGGCGGCCTTCAGCTGCGCCAAGCGCGTGCGCACGGAGACGGCCATCGGCCGCGCGTCCACGTCCATGGCGGCCGCGGCGGTGCAGCTCGCGAGCAAGGTGTTCGACGGGCTGCGCGGCAAGACGGTGCTGGTGGTGGGCGCCGGGGAGATGGGCGAGTTGGCCGCGCGCCACCTGAAGCAGGCGGGCGCCACGAAGCTGTTCATCACCAACCGCACCCTGGCGCGCGCGGAGGCGCTGGCCACGGAGGTGGGCGGCACGGCGCGGCCCTTCGAGGAATTGTTCGCGCTGCTGACGGCGGCGGACGTGGTGGTGTGCAGCACGGCGTCACCGGTGCCGCTGTTCACGAAGGAGAACGTCGGCGCGGTGGGCAAGGCGCGCAAGGGGCGGCCGCTGTTCATGGTGGACCTGGCGGTGCCTCGCGACATCGACCCGGGCGTGGGCCAGCTGGACGGGGTACACGCCTACGACGTGGACGACATTCAAAAGTTCGTCGCGGACAACGCCGCGGCGCGCGCCGAGGAGGCGCAGAAGGCTGGAGTGCTGGTGGCGCAGGAGGTGGCCCGCTTCGTCAAGGAGCGCGCGCTGCGCGAGGGCACGCCGGTGCTGGCCCGCCTGCGTCAGCGCGCGGAGGCCATTGCCCGCGCTGAAGTGGAGCGCACGCTGGGCGCGCTGGGCGACGGCCTCAACGAGAAGCAGCGCAAGAGCATCGAGGCCATGGGCCGCGCCATCGTCAACAAGCTCTTGCATGAGCCCACCTCGCGCCTGCGCGCCGTGGGCCCGGAGGGCGAGGGCAACCGGCTGGCCGGCGCGGCCGCCGAGCTGTTCGGGTTGCTGGAGCTGGAGGAGCCCGCCGAGGCGCCCGCGCCCGCCGCGCTCCCCTCCACACAGAGTGCCGCTACGGGAGCCAAGCGATGA
- a CDS encoding GspE/PulE family protein produces the protein MRADRLRAGAGACYASSLAGKETGLAQAPSSASNIHSRSRDDFTTLFVLEALVAQGLLSPQQAQEVLAREPAARARVLKAQGGNGKEAARYDVSPVEVVAAFQVPMANGRGVLDEDRVTEAAARAASTAYRKIDPLKLDMAMATRTVSRPYAQKHVLLPLERGENGRLLVAVANPFDRELFENLYRLTGLPVEPVLCAKTDILKSIAHIYGFNKTLARAADDFGATVGAQVSNFEQLVSLSGTQELEASDKPVVQAVDYLLRYAFDNRASDIHLEPKRSTSLVRLRIDGVLHPVYTLPAQVHAPMVSRVKMLARIDISEKRKPQDGRIKTEREGREVELRVSTLPTAFGEKVVIRIFDPETLVQDIAQLGFEQDEKASFESWIDRPHGLILVTGPTGSGKTTTLYSALKALAGPDVNVTTIEDPIEMVWDAFNQVQVQPKAGLDFAGALRHILRQDPDVIMVGEIRDPETAENAIQSALTGHLVLSTLHTNDALGAVARMRDLGVPSFLLAQSLLGVMAQRLLRRVCSHCAEETTLTPDELLALQAPLPLLPGGVRLLKGAGCVRCRGTGFVGRTGVFEIVTCGGELRDLVSREAPYEKLVEAARRSGMRTLREAAVRKLAQGLTAFEEVVRMTSA, from the coding sequence ATGCGTGCCGACAGGCTCCGCGCCGGCGCTGGTGCCTGTTACGCTTCCTCCCTCGCAGGGAAGGAGACGGGCTTGGCACAGGCACCCAGTAGCGCGAGCAACATCCATTCGAGGAGCCGGGACGACTTCACCACGCTCTTCGTGCTGGAGGCGCTGGTGGCCCAGGGGCTGCTGTCGCCGCAGCAGGCGCAGGAGGTGCTGGCCCGGGAGCCCGCCGCGCGCGCCCGCGTCCTCAAGGCCCAGGGCGGCAACGGCAAGGAGGCCGCTCGCTACGACGTGTCGCCAGTGGAGGTGGTGGCCGCCTTCCAGGTGCCCATGGCCAACGGTCGCGGCGTGCTGGACGAGGACCGCGTCACCGAGGCCGCCGCGCGCGCCGCGAGCACCGCCTACCGCAAAATCGACCCGCTGAAGCTGGACATGGCCATGGCCACGCGCACCGTGTCCCGGCCCTACGCGCAGAAGCACGTGCTGCTGCCGCTGGAGCGCGGGGAGAATGGCCGGCTGCTCGTCGCCGTCGCCAACCCGTTCGACCGCGAGCTCTTCGAGAACCTCTACCGCCTCACCGGGCTGCCGGTGGAGCCGGTGCTGTGCGCCAAGACAGACATCCTCAAGTCCATCGCCCACATCTACGGCTTCAACAAGACGCTGGCGCGCGCCGCCGACGACTTCGGCGCCACCGTGGGCGCGCAGGTCTCCAACTTCGAGCAGCTCGTGTCGCTCAGCGGCACGCAGGAGCTCGAGGCCTCCGACAAGCCGGTGGTACAGGCGGTGGACTACCTCCTGCGCTACGCCTTCGACAACCGCGCCTCGGACATCCACCTGGAGCCCAAGCGCTCCACCAGCCTCGTGCGCCTGCGCATCGACGGCGTGCTGCACCCCGTCTACACGCTGCCCGCGCAGGTGCACGCGCCCATGGTGTCGCGCGTGAAGATGCTCGCGCGCATCGACATCTCCGAGAAGCGCAAGCCCCAGGACGGCCGCATCAAGACGGAGCGCGAGGGCCGCGAGGTGGAGTTGCGCGTGTCCACGCTGCCCACCGCCTTCGGCGAGAAGGTGGTCATCCGCATCTTCGACCCGGAGACGCTGGTGCAGGACATCGCCCAGCTCGGCTTCGAGCAGGACGAGAAGGCCTCCTTCGAGTCTTGGATTGACCGTCCCCATGGCCTCATCCTCGTCACCGGCCCCACGGGCAGCGGCAAGACGACGACGCTGTACTCGGCGCTCAAGGCGCTGGCCGGGCCGGACGTCAACGTCACCACCATTGAAGACCCCATCGAAATGGTGTGGGACGCCTTCAATCAGGTGCAGGTGCAGCCCAAGGCCGGGCTCGACTTCGCCGGGGCGCTGCGCCACATCCTCCGCCAGGACCCGGACGTCATCATGGTGGGCGAGATTCGAGACCCGGAGACGGCGGAGAACGCCATTCAATCCGCGCTCACCGGCCACCTCGTGCTCTCCACGCTGCACACCAACGACGCGCTGGGCGCGGTGGCGCGCATGCGGGACTTGGGCGTGCCGTCCTTCCTCCTCGCGCAGAGCCTCCTGGGCGTCATGGCCCAGCGCCTGCTGCGGCGCGTGTGCAGCCACTGCGCGGAGGAGACGACGCTCACCCCGGACGAGCTGCTCGCGCTCCAGGCGCCGCTGCCGCTCTTGCCCGGCGGTGTGCGGCTGCTCAAGGGCGCCGGCTGCGTGCGCTGCCGGGGCACCGGCTTCGTGGGCCGCACCGGCGTCTTCGAAATCGTCACCTGCGGCGGCGAGTTGAGGGACCTCGTCTCGCGCGAGGCGCCCTACGAGAAGCTGGTGGAGGCCGCGCGGCGCTCGGGCATGCGCACCCTGCGCGAGGCCGCCGTGCGCAAGCTGGCCCAGGGCCTCACCGCCTTCGAAGAGGTGGTGCGCATGACGTCCGCCTGA